The genomic window TTGCCATATATTTTCCAAGGCGGTGTATGATATTTGGCCGACGGCGACCTTAAATCTGGAACATCCGGTGTCGAAAGGTTACTATTGCGTGATCCATAACGGCAAGAACATCGATCTGGAGACGATCGAGAGGATCAAGAAACGTATGTGGGAGTTGATTGACGCGGATCTTCCTTTCCTCCATAAGAGTGTCCGTACGGTGGATGCCGCCGTATTGTTCAGGGAGCGGGGTATGAATGATAAGGCTCGCTTAATAGAGACGGCGGGATTGCCTTATACCTCTTATTATGAGTTGGAAGGTTATATCAACTTCTTTTATGGCTGTTTAACCCCTTCGACCGGCTATATCCAATTGTTTGACTTGGAACCGTATATGGATGGCGTTTTGCTCCGTATTCCGAAGCAGACCGATCCGATGGAATTGCAGCCTGTCATCAAGCAGGATAAGATGTTCGAGGCTTATAAGGAACACCTTACATTGCAGCGGACTGTCGGCTTAGATAATGTGGGGGATTTGAATTTAGCGATAGAGAAAGGCCGCTCTCAGGATATAATCCTTGTCTCTGAGGCGATGCAGGAAAAACAGGTTGCTAAGATCGCCGAAAAGATCGCCGATGGATATAAAGAGGGCATCCGTATCGTCTTGATCTCTGGCCCTTCTTCTTCGGGAAAGACTACGTTTTGCAAGCGTTTGCAAGTGCAATTAACAACTAACCTGCTTCATCCGGTAGGAATTTCCTTGGATGATTATTTCTTGAACCGGGAAGATACACCGAAGGATGAGCATGGCGAGTATGATTTTGAATCCTTGTATGCGCTGGATTTACCCTATTTTAATAAGGATTTGAAGAAGTTGTTATCCGGGGAAGAGATCGATTTGCCGACTTTTAATTTCGAGACCGGCCAACGGGTTTTCAAAGGGAAGAAGCTTAAGCTTCGTGAGAACTCGATCTTGGTGATAGAAGGTATCCATGCCTTGAATCCGGAGCTGACGGAGTTTATCGATGATAAATATAAATATCGGGTATATGTCTCGGTCTTGACCTCTATCTCTTTGGATAACCATAATTGGATACCGACGACGGATAATCGTCTGCTGCGCCGTATCATCCGGGATTATCGCTTTAGGGGATATTCGGCGGAAGATACGATCAACCGTTGGCCGAGCGTTCGCCGGGGTGAGGATAAATGGATCTTTCCGTATCAGGAGAATGCGGACGCTATGTTTAACAGCGCCATGTTGTATGAGCTGGCCGCCTTGCGCAAATTTGCGGAACCGATCCTCGCGCAAGTGCCGGAGAGTAGTAAGGCGAATGCGGAGGCGTATCGTTTGCTCCGTTTCCTCCGCTACTTTAATTACATCCCGACGGAGGAACTTCCCGGAACTTCCTTGCTCCGTGAATTCTTGGGGGGAGGAAGCTTCAAGTACTAGGTAGAATCATACTCTATAAAGCCTTTAAAAAAAGACGTACGTGTTTTTCCGAAAACATGTACGTCTTTTTTTGAAAACATGTACGTGTTTTTTTCATATCTTTGTCTATGAGTCACATTAAACACAAGACGATATGAACCAGACTATTTACCCCATCGGCATACAGAACTTTGAGAAGATCCGCAAGGACGGCTATCTCTACATTGATAAGACCGCCTTGATCTATCAATTGGTGAAAACAGGAAGCTACTATTTCCTCAGCCGCCCGCGTCGATTCGGGAAGAGTCTGCTGCTATCCACGCTGGAGGCCTATTTCCAAGGGAAAAAGGAGCTGTTCGAGGGACTGGCCATGGAGAAGCTGGAGAAAGAGTGGACCAAGCATCCGATCTTGCATTTCGACTTGAATATCTCCCACTACGACGCCCCTGACAGCTTGTATAAGATATTAAATGATACCTTGTCCAGATATGAGGAGGAGTATGGGACACGGCCTACCGAGGAGACCCTGCCCCTCCGCTTCGCCGGAATCATCGACCGGGCCTACCGCAAAACCGGACAGCGGGCCGTGATCCTGATCGACGAGTACGACAAGCCCTTGCTACAGAACTTGCACGACGAAGAGATGCAAAACCGGTTCCGGAACATGCTCAAACCCTTCTACGGTGTGTTGAAGACTATGGACAGGGCTATACGCTTCGCCCTACTGACCGGCGTGACCAAGTTCGGGAAGGTAAGCGTCTTCAGCGACCTCAACAATCTGGACGATATATCCATGCGGGAGCCTTACGCCGCCATTTGCGGCATCACGGAAACGGAGCTGCGTACGCATTTCGATGAGGACATCCATACGTTGGCCTCTGCCCTTGAGCGGACATACGAGGAGGCCCGATCCTTGCTACGGAAACGGTACGACGGCTATCATTTCGTGGCCGGGGGACCGGGCATTTATAACCCTTTCAGCCTGCTGAATACCTTCAAGTATATGCGGCTCAGCGATTATTGGTTCGAGACGGGCACGCCCACTTACTTGGTGGAGTTGCTGAAACGAACGAATTACGACCTGTACGACATGGCCAACACCGAGACCGACGCCGACGTGTTGAACAGCATCGACTCCGCTTCGAACAATCCCATCCCCGTCATCTACCAAAGCGGATACCTCACGATCAAGGATTACGAGCCGGAATTCAAGATCTATCGCTTAGGTTTCCCCAACCAAGAGGTAGAGGAGGGTTTCATGAAATACTTACTGCCGTTCTATACGAACATTCAAGCCTCGAAGTCTCCTTTCGAGATAGGCCGCTTTGTGAGAGAGGTACGGGCAGGAGACTACGACGCCTTCTTCCACCGCCTACAAAGCTTCTTCGCCGATACCTCTTACGAGGCGATTATTGGCCGGAACCCGGAACGGGACACGGAGCTGCATTACCGCAACGTGCTCTTCATCGTCTTCAAGCTGGTCGGACTGTACACGCAAGTGGAATACCACACCTCGAATGGACGCATCGACCTCGTCCTACAAACCGACCGCTACGTCTATATTATGGAGTTCAAGCTGAACGGAACCGCAGAGGAGGCTCTGCGGCAGATCGAGGAGAAAGGTTATGCCCTACCCTTCGCCGGAGACGACCGGGAGGTCTTAAAGATCGGCGCGAATTTCTCCTCCGAGACCCGGAATATCGAGAGGTGGCTGGTAGGGTGAAAAAGTCCTATTTTTATCCATATATACTTACTTGGCCAACGCAGTATATATTCTATGCCCGGAGAAGATATACTTCATCGGCAAAGTAAGTATATCTTCTCTGGGAAAAGGCTTCTCAAGTGAATAACTGATCACTTCCCAAGCCGTTAACTGACGGCTACCCCTACTCGTTAGTTATTCACTTGACAAGCCGTTAGTTATTCACTTGTCAAGCCATAAACGGATGACTTGCTTCTAGTTTAACCGTCTGTTATTCAATATGTTTTAATGGTAATAAAAATAGATCCAAAAAGTCGGGATTTCCAGCCAAGATATTCTCGTCTTTTTGTATTATTTTTACCCTCAACAAATAACACGCAAATGAAGAAAAACATTGTTTTCCTGTTAATTCTAATACCTATTATATGGATCTCTTGCGATGGGATGGGGCATCAAACCATAGACTTCCGGAAAGTAGAGAACCTTATGCCTCAACATCCGGATAGCGCGTTAATGCTCCTTGAACAAATAGAGAACAAAGAAAACCTATCCCGAAAAGATAAGGCACATTATTCTTTGCTGCTGACGGAAGCGGAAGACAAGACGTACGTTACGCATACCACCGACTCCCTGATCTCGATCGCCGCAGATTATTACGAGAAAACAGACGACTTGGGAAGAAAAGCGAAAGCTTGGTATTATAAAGGAAGAATCAATCAAGACTTGGGGCACCCGCTAAAAGCGCAGGAATATTACCTCAAAGCTCTTCGGGATGAGGAAAAGATAGAGGATCATGCCTTGCTTGGTAGGATCCATAATCATATAGGTATGCTCTATGCCTACCAGAAGGTTTATGAGAAGGCATTGCCTTTCCAGAAAAAAGCGGTGGAGAATTTTCATCTAATAAATGACAGTACAGGACAGGTGTTCGCATTGCGGGACTTAGGGCGTACCTTCTTGATGCTGGGCCTTCAAGACAGCTCCATTATTTGCAACCAAAAAGCGATCGCTTTAATGAGGAAGAGAATTATTCCTTCGGTTTATACGGAATTAGCAGGTCTCTATATAGACAGACAACGCATGGAGGAAGCACATGGATTATTGCGGACATCTTTACAAAACGTAGCAAAACCACAAGCCAAATATCCCGTATATCTAGTGCTTGGGGAACTTTATAAGAAAAGCGGTCAAATCGACTCGGCTCGCTTTTACTTACAAGCCTGTATAAATTCTGCACCTTTACCCGAGACACGTGCCGGAGGACTTTTCCATTTGAAAGAAATAGCCTTGGAGAAAGGGCAATGGGAACAAGCGGCGTTATTATCTAAGCAATACGAATTATTAAAAGATTCTATAGAGCAAGGAAAGAATGCTGAATCCATCCGGAACGTACAAGCGTTCTATTCATATAACGAAATCGAACAGGATTTATGGGAGGCACGGCTTTACGCCTCTAAACAGAAGTCCTTTTATTCTTTACTCATAACGGCTTGCCTGTTTTTATTAACAGTAGCCCTACTGCGTTTCATCCATTACAGGCGAGAACGAAAAAGCCTGTTACAACGGTTAAAAGCCAATGAGGAACAAATTCAAAGAAATGAGCAGACCCTGAAAAATATATCTGACGTAAAGGATAGCCTACAGAACGAAATCCAAATTTACAAAACGACAGAGCGACAACTTTCCAAGGAAAAAGATGAGCAACTAAAGCGGACAAACGAGGAGATTAGGCAAAAAATCATGCAATTAGAGAAATTGTCTCATACCAAAGATGAATTAGAGAAAAATTTGCTCACCCTTCGGAGTGAGAACTCAAACTTAAAGAAACGGGAACAAGCAAGAGAAGAAGAGCGGAAAAAAATAGAGGAATCAGAGCGACTGCAAAACGAACGCCTATATGATAAATTCCGTTCCCCCGCTGGCTGGGAACCCACGGATACGGATTGGCATAAACTTTTCATCTCGGTGGACAAACTTTACCCAAAGATGGTGACCACCTTGCAAAAATCCACCTCCTTAAACGAATCGGAGAGGAAAATCTGTTATCTAAGTAAAATAGGAGTAAAACCCGGGGCGATCGAAATCTTGCTGGGTAAGGGAAACGTATCCGTTTATCGAAAAAGATTGTATGAGAAGCTCAACAAGAAGGCAGGAACAGCGAAGGATTTTGATAAATATATATCTGATATATAATTATTTATACAGGATTTAAAATCAAAAAACGAACAAAAACGAACAAAAGTGAGAACAGGACGAAAAAACATTTTTGCGCATTGTTCATATTTGTTCATTCGCTTATTGTTTTTTTACTGATATTCACAAACGATTAAAACACAACCAGTAATTAAACAATATTAGCGTATGAAAACAAATTTGTTGACCTTCTGTATCTTTTTAAGTTCTTTTTTCTCCATTTCATTGGCGTATGGGGATGACATTCCTACACAAGGAAGATGGGATGATGAGGATTATCGTTCCATCACGGCGTTGCCACCCACATTGTCCATAGATAACAATATACTGAGCATAGAGTTCAAGGATGCTCTGGATAACCTGACAATTCATATTACGGATGAGAATAGTAATATAATATATGAGAATACATTTTCCGGTGCGATGGGCGATATAATCGACATTGCAGTGAACGGGATGCGAACAGGGACATATCAAGTTATCCTGACCCATAAGTTAGGATGGCTAGTGGGTGAATTTGAAAATCAATAAACCGTATGGCAATCCCTAAAATCATACATCAAGTCTGGGAGGGGCGTACAGAACCATGTATGCCCACCCGCTTACAAATCTTGGCAAGAACTTGGCGAGAGCAGAATCCAGATTGGGAATATCACCTTTGGAACGGAGAGGAAATGGATGAGTTGGTAGAAAAACATTTTCCGGAGTATCTTTCCATGTATAGAAGTTTTCCATACAATGTACAACGTTGGGACACGATTCGCTATATGATATTATATGTATATGGGGGAGTCTATACAGATTTGGATACGGAATGTTTTAAGCCTATCGAGCCATTATTAGAAGACGTGATGATAGGATTTGGCGAAGAGCCCCCGGAGCATAATTTCAACTCAAGTATGTCCACCCTAATAGGAAATGCATTTATGGTTTCTGAGCCAAGATGCGGAGGATGGATAGACATTTTAAAAGAAATTACTGATGCAATGTTACGGGACTATCCAGCACAAAAGGTGATGCATACAACAGGCCCATTGATGATATCACGGATATTTAATACCTTGAAGAAAAGATACAAGGTTACTCTTTTCCCTTATTCAAAAGTAACGCCTGTGACGAAAGATGACATGGGTTCATATATCTATCAGGGAGAGACCGCCTCATTCCATGAAAAAATAAAGGAAGCATATTGTTCTCATTATTTTTTTGGTAGCTGGGGTACGAATTTTTCATTTTACAATTAATGAACGATATGAAAGAGTTATTCATTCAATACAAAGGCATACTAAAAGACCTACTCCGTTACGGGGTACTGAAAACAGAGGCTCTAGAGCATACCGGATTGTATAACGGTAAGCTAGGCATGACTATCCTATTTTATGAATACAGTCGTTATAGTGGAGATGCTTTATATGAACAATTCGCGGACGAGATATTAGAATCTATAATGGAGCTTCCGGATGATTTATCTCTTGATTTGTCAGATGGATTATGTGGCATTGGATGGGGAATCACCTATCTATTAAGAGAACGTTTTATTACCGGTGAGATCAAAGATGTATTATCGGATATAGATATAAAGATACAAGAAACAGAAATTTTGAATGACGATACACTAAAAGATTATCATACATATTTAATGTTTAGAAAAGAGTACATAGGAGAAGATGCACAAAGAGATTTGCCATATAGTCCTTATAGAGAGAGCTATATACAGAAAAAAATTTGGGAAACTTGTTTTTCTCAAAATCAATTAGAAATGAATCAATAATTTAATTACCATGAGCTCTAAGCAACAGGACTATACCGAATACACTGTCGATTTATCACAATTGACAAAAGAACGCCCTTTAGGGGTAACGGGTATATTGCGCTGCCAAAACAGTGCGGATTTCCTAGACGCTTGCATAGAGTCCTGTATTGAAGGATTAGATGAGCTGATTGCGGTATATCACAATTGTACAGATGAGACAGCTAATATACTTAAAAGAAAACAGAGCAAATACCCCTACAAGATCAAAATCTTTGAATACCAACCCTATATCTATCCTATAGATTTAACGGATGAACAATTCCAAGAGACCATGAATTTGCCGAAGGATTCAATTCATCTCCTTTCCGGATACACGAATTATGCGATTTCAAAAGTAACCTATCGCTATGCGATCAAGATAGATTCAGATCAGCTATTTTTTTCCGAATCATTCAAAAAATATTGTGATGCCTACCGCACCGAGCAAAAAGTCCGGATCAACCCTTTGGAACAAATTGCTTATAAGCTATATACATCTTACCTGCATAATTTTAAAAAGGACAAAAGTCCAAAAAGAAAATGGCAAGACTGGTTAGCGATAAAGATGGTTCCTTTCTATTTTTCCTATTTGAAAAAAAGAATCAAGCAAGATAAAATATTGGTATCCCTCTCTGGTATCAATGTGTTACAAAAAAACGGAGAATGGCTTACTTTTTTAGGAGACGAAAAGATAGACACAACCTACCGGGACATTCTATGCCCATTCAACGGAGTGCGAGATCTTTTCTTTTTCGAGGTCTCTGAAGAAATGACCTACCAAGCTTGTTATTTGCCAAAAGCTCCCGGCTACAATCAAGTTCTGGAAGTAATGTTTCACAATAAAAAGCTATTTGATGGTGGTCTGATATGGTTTCATTTACGTCCATGTCTTCAAAAGCACACTGAAACTTATCAATATTGGTATGAAAAAGCAAAGGATCGCTTCATTTCTCTAGAAAAATTCAAGAAATGTAATTATTCAAAGCTGAAAAGAAGGAAAAATTTATTCATACGTTCACGCTTTGAATCCATGTTTTCTTATTTCTATTCTGCGCAACGTCATTCAATTCCTTGGCGCACATTGGAAAATTGGAGACAAGAGGAGTCTCAAGAAAAGATGAGTTCGCTGGATTTGGGAAAATACAAAATCGAGTTTGATACAATCATACAAGAATATATAAGAACTGCTATTCAAGAATATGAGGTCCGGGATACCCTAAGACTCATGCTTGGCAACCATTCCATAAAAAACGCATTGTTCGTATATATACTGTCTTTCATTTCGAAAGAACAAATGGATTATATACGTTCCCGTATCGCCGGAAAATCTATCGAGGAGTCTATTCACAACATCTCTAATTTCTTGAATCATTTTGAATGGATAGAAAAGAAAAGGAATACCACAAATAACTTTAATATAGATAATCATCTTTGGACAAAGCTTTTATCTCCATATAAAAGATGTTGCTTGGTTTACCTAGTGGACAAGGAAGAATTGGCTCATATATCGACTTTTTTACAAAAAGAAGAGATTCCAATTCTATTATTATCTGAATATGAGATTCCAGATGATACAGAACTACCGGAAACAGTTACAGCTGTACAAGTTGAATTTTCCGAACAAAAGGTATTTGAGAATGATAGCATTGAACAAAATTTTCCTAGACTGTTCTTATACGCAAATACGTTTGAGACGATTTTACGAATCTTAAACCCAAGTAAGGTTGTTTGTTTGACATCAAGCAAAACTTATCAAAAAGAATTATTGCTAGGCTTTGCAAAAGATTTAAATACTAAAATTGAGTGTTGGTAAGATGAATACAGAAAAAGACATATTATTACGAAGAATAGCGAATCATCTGATTTTGCATTCAATCGACATAGAGGATATTGGTTTATTCCATGGAAAGATGGGAGTTGTGCTATTCTTTGCGCACTACGCAAGATATACAGACTCAGCTATATATGATGACTTTGCAGGGGAACTGCTCGAAGAAATCTGCGAGAATATTCCAGAGACATTGCCTATAAATCTGGAGACTGGATTATGTGGAATCGGCTGGGGAATCGAATATCTAATTCAAAATGGGTTCATGGAAGGGGATTCCAATGAAATCCTTACAGAAATCGATAAAAAAGTCATGGAGCGGGATTTACGAAGAATAAAAGATCTTAGTTTGGAGACAGGACTAATGGGAATATCTAGTTATATAAATATACGAATTAACAACGCAGATATAACAGCAATTCATACAAATTTCGATGATCTATTTTTATTAGAATGGAATCTTATTTGTAATAATAAGATAATATTGGATAAAAAACAAGCTATATTGCAAATTATAGGATCATTTCCCAAAAATGAGGATATCCATTCATGGGAACTTGGTCTACATCAAGGAAGTTCAGGATATGGACTTAGATGGATATTAGAAGAAACACCAGTCTATTCTGGCTAATTTCATATTTATAAACAATTTAAATTTATCGTTATGAAACAAGTACGTAAATTGAAACTTTCTCAACTCAGCAAAAATGAGTTAGAAAAAAAAGAGCTAAAAAAACTCAAAGGCGGTGGATGCTGCATTTGCGGAGGTGGAGGCGGCTCAGCTAATGCTAGCGCAAATCATTCAGGAGATCTTTATTCTCCGGGTGGTGGATATGGATGGGGTTACTAACCTTTTCTGAAGTAAGATAAGATTTTTCTGTTATAAGATGTATCTTATAGCGGATATCTGTCACTTTAAAGAACTTCTTATTTCTTATTAAAGAAATAAGAAGTTCTTACTTCCACTAAGATAGATATTGAATGTCAATTAACTATTATACCAATTTCAATATGTGCGAAATGCTAGTGATATCAAAAGCTAATTAAATAATAAATTATGATACAACCAGTTATATCAAAATCCGGATATACATATATTTATAGTTCATATATAAATAGCATATTATTGTCTCCCTCTGAAAATGAATATGTTGATATAGATATGGACAAGAATGCATATGAATATTATAAACAAAAAGATTTCTTCTTGAGAGAGAATAATTTTTTCGAGAAAAAAATCCCCAATATGGAGATTGAATATGATACCTCTTGTATAGAATCAGAGTTAGCAAACCTAAATCAATTACTTATTGAGGTAACGGATGAATGTAATTTATCTTGCAAATACTGTAGTTATGGAGACTTATATTCAAATCAAGATGAACGCAATAGAGGCAAACAAGAATTTAATAATGTTAAAATTCTAATTGACTATTTAATATCACTATGGAAATCATATCGTAATATATCATTCAATAATACCATAAACATAGGATTTTTTGGAGGAGAACCTTTAGTCAATATGATATTAATTGAGAAAATAATTAACTACTTAAATGCAGTGAAGATAAAGGGGATAACATTTGTATATAATTTAACGACAAATGCGATATTATTGCCTAAATATATGAATTATCTTGTCGAGAATGATGTGCATTTATTGATAAGCATTGATGGATCCAAACAGAATAATATATATCGGGTAAAAAAGGAAGGGAAAGAGTCTTTCGATATTGTATTTGCTAATATCAAAAAATTAAAAGATAATCATCCTAATTATTTTGATTCCAATGTAAATTTCAACTCTGTATTGCACGATAAAAACTCTGTTGATCAAATTTATAGCTACATAAAGACTAACTTTGACAAAACACCTTATATATCTGAATTGAATAGAAATGGAATTGCTGAAGACAAGAAAGAAGAATTTAATAGAATGTTTCATTCTAAAGAAGACAGCATAAAGCAAGCGGTAAACTGTGGAAGTAGCTATTTGAAGGAGATTGCAGATGATTCCCATATTGTGCAATTAGATATTTTCATGCAATCGTATTTTGGCAATACTTACAAAACCATCCCAGACCTATTTTTCCAAGATAAAGATATCAAATATTTTCCAACAAGCACCTGTGTACCTTTTTCTAAAAAGATATTTTTGACAGTACAAGGGAAAATATTACCTTGCGAGAAGGTTGGACAACAGTATCCGCTAGGCTATGTGAGAGATGGTAAAATAAATTTGGATAGCAAGGAAGTTAAACAACTGTATTTGAAACTTTATACTCCTATAGTTGATAAATGCAAAAAATGCTTGTTGTGGAAAAATTGTGAGATCTGCGTGTTTTATTTACCCAAAGATGAGGAAGGTCAAACCGTATGTCCTTATTATCTTGGAAATGAAGATGTCAATCGATATTTTTCCACCTACATATACGCTTTAGAAAAGCATCCTGATTTATTAGATAGAATAGAAAACGAAATATTAATAGATTGAACATGGAAAATTATACTCATTGGTTCTATTTAGAATCTTACACATTTCTTTTTTACAGTAAAAATCAATATGTAATATACAATACATTAAATTCAACTTATATTGATTGTTCCCTATATGGAAAGACAATAAATACAGTCTTATCAATTCTTCATAATACAAATAAAACCTATTGTGTAGGTATTTATGAGTATCAATTAAGAGATTCGCAATTTACAGAATTCATAAAAAAGATAAGGAATACATTTTCAGGTGATATAATCAAAAACATTAGAGGTATTCCACCTTTTATCTCTAAGCCTATTTTACGGATTCTTCATCATCCTAATAATCCAAAGACAAAAGAATACAATTTACTGGGAGAAAATGCACTATTTCATCTCCATGAAGTGACCTTTTATTTAGAAAATCAAGGTTTTGATTTAAATCCAATGTATAAAGATTGCTATAAGCAATTCTTATATCCCACATATACAGAAAAACAAAAATTATCACATGCAAAATATCTAGAGATAATAGAACAATTATCTATTTGTCAAATAGATAAAATAAATATCATACCGGCTACAATAGAAAAAAAAGAGCTTTTTTCCTATCTGTTATCACTCTCCCGCCAGTACAGTATTAAAACACAGATAATATTACCATATAAAAAATACAACAAAGAAGATTTGAAACAATTGTTAACAAATCCGCAATTTTCAATAATGATAATGGTTCATTTACCTGTAGATTATGAAGAGTTAAATAGTTATATAAACTTATTTAATGAATATAATATCACTTGGAGTCTAATCGCTTCTAATAAGAATGACGTTATTTTTTTATCTAAAAACAACCTCGGGAAATTCACAAATGTTGATTATATACCTTGGTATACAGGAGATAATATGGATTTCTTCAAAGAATATATTTATAATGATTTTAAAGATATTATAGAACAAAAAAACACAAAACAGCATATTTTCAGAAAACAAATACTGAATGATAATCTTTTTGGCAAATTAACCATTTTCCCTACAGGAGAAGTGTATTCTAACGTAAACTTTCCTACGATTGGAAATATTCAAGATCAAAAATTGTCTGAAATTGTTTATTCTGAAATAGAAAACTATTTTAAACCTTGGTTCTTTACAAGAGATTATGTTTCATGCAAAAACTGCGTAAACAAGTATCTATGTCCTTCTATATCTAATTATGAAATAGTAGCCAATGAATATAATATGTGTTATTTAAATCAATAAGGTCATGAATAGAATCATATATTACGTATCGATCACGTTACTAACGATTGTTTCCTCATGCGGAAATAAAGAGACAAATGTATCCAGAAAGTTGACCTTGGATAATTGCCCAGTCATAGCACAGGTTATTAATCTGCAAGGAGATCCGGTGACTAATTTAGACTTTTCTTCCGTAAAGGATACATTCAATTTATCGCTAAGCTCCTTGCTTTCTTCCTTTCAAGTTATTCGCCTAGAAAACTCGGAAGACGCATTGACCGCCGCAGGGCAAGATACCCATATAGCCGTGAGTGACCATTATATTTTTGTGAAATCTTTTAGGGCAGGCTCTTCATGTAAGCTCTATAACCGTAATGGGGATTTCATCAGAAAGATCTCCTCCCAAGGACAAGGGCCGGATGAATATAACCTATTTATTTATGATCAGTATTTAGATGAAAGTAATAATAAAATCTATCTAATGGAGATTCGTGCCTCTAAGATATTAGTGTTTGACTTCGACGGGCAGCCACAAAAACACATTCCTCTGGCCTATATAACCCATAAAGGCCGGTTCGTCATCAATGCCGAGAAAAAAACAGTAACCGTCATGTGCATACCTTTTCAGGGAACTCCCACCGCATTGATCTGGACGCAGGATTTCGAAGGCAATATCATCCAAGAATATCCGGTCTCCGACCAATTCATGTTGATCCCAAGCACTTACGATTATGAGGTACGGGAATCCTTGAATACCACCGCT from Parabacteroides distasonis ATCC 8503 includes these protein-coding regions:
- a CDS encoding TIGR04149 family rSAM-modified RiPP; protein product: MKQVRKLKLSQLSKNELEKKELKKLKGGGCCICGGGGGSANASANHSGDLYSPGGGYGWGY
- a CDS encoding 6-bladed beta-propeller; amino-acid sequence: MNRIIYYVSITLLTIVSSCGNKETNVSRKLTLDNCPVIAQVINLQGDPVTNLDFSSVKDTFNLSLSSLLSSFQVIRLENSEDALTAAGQDTHIAVSDHYIFVKSFRAGSSCKLYNRNGDFIRKISSQGQGPDEYNLFIYDQYLDESNNKIYLMEIRASKILVFDFDGQPQKHIPLAYITHKGRFVINAEKKTVTVMCIPFQGTPTALIWTQDFEGNIIQEYPVSDQFMLIPSTYDYEVRESLNTTASDFYLHNCIASQDTLYHYDIDSNTLHPVFTMHTGHEPICHYFTELPNHFLVTWYTQTSWNNELPRFPKILVDKQSLKGCFVNLKWNMLGNIDGPTNPSFNRGYFTAIMEPYALKEQLEKVLTSTQKLFPEVLSKVKKLNNQITDDDNCIVFIGKLKTK
- a CDS encoding TIGR04150 pseudo-rSAM protein, with amino-acid sequence MENYTHWFYLESYTFLFYSKNQYVIYNTLNSTYIDCSLYGKTINTVLSILHNTNKTYCVGIYEYQLRDSQFTEFIKKIRNTFSGDIIKNIRGIPPFISKPILRILHHPNNPKTKEYNLLGENALFHLHEVTFYLENQGFDLNPMYKDCYKQFLYPTYTEKQKLSHAKYLEIIEQLSICQIDKINIIPATIEKKELFSYLLSLSRQYSIKTQIILPYKKYNKEDLKQLLTNPQFSIMIMVHLPVDYEELNSYINLFNEYNITWSLIASNKNDVIFLSKNNLGKFTNVDYIPWYTGDNMDFFKEYIYNDFKDIIEQKNTKQHIFRKQILNDNLFGKLTIFPTGEVYSNVNFPTIGNIQDQKLSEIVYSEIENYFKPWFFTRDYVSCKNCVNKYLCPSISNYEIVANEYNMCYLNQ
- a CDS encoding radical SAM peptide maturase; amino-acid sequence: MIQPVISKSGYTYIYSSYINSILLSPSENEYVDIDMDKNAYEYYKQKDFFLRENNFFEKKIPNMEIEYDTSCIESELANLNQLLIEVTDECNLSCKYCSYGDLYSNQDERNRGKQEFNNVKILIDYLISLWKSYRNISFNNTINIGFFGGEPLVNMILIEKIINYLNAVKIKGITFVYNLTTNAILLPKYMNYLVENDVHLLISIDGSKQNNIYRVKKEGKESFDIVFANIKKLKDNHPNYFDSNVNFNSVLHDKNSVDQIYSYIKTNFDKTPYISELNRNGIAEDKKEEFNRMFHSKEDSIKQAVNCGSSYLKEIADDSHIVQLDIFMQSYFGNTYKTIPDLFFQDKDIKYFPTSTCVPFSKKIFLTVQGKILPCEKVGQQYPLGYVRDGKINLDSKEVKQLYLKLYTPIVDKCKKCLLWKNCEICVFYLPKDEEGQTVCPYYLGNEDVNRYFSTYIYALEKHPDLLDRIENEILID